Proteins encoded within one genomic window of Ovis aries strain OAR_USU_Benz2616 breed Rambouillet chromosome 1, ARS-UI_Ramb_v3.0, whole genome shotgun sequence:
- the LOC114113093 gene encoding dynein light chain 1, cytoplasmic-like, with amino-acid sequence MCDRKAVIKNADMSEEMQQDSVECATQALEKYNIEKDIAAHIKKEFDKKYNPTWHCIVGRNFGSYVTHETKHFIYFYLGQVAIPLFKSG; translated from the coding sequence ATGTGTGACCGAAAGGCCGTAATCAAGAATGCCGATATGTCGGAGGAGATGCAACAGGACTCGGTGGAGTGTGCTACTCAGGCATTGGAAAAGTATAATATAGAGAAGGACATTGCGGCCCATATCAAGAAGGAGTTTGACAAGAAGTACAACCCCACCTGGCACTGCATCGTGGGGAGGAACTTCGGTAGTTATGTGACACATGAAACCAAACACTTCATCTACTTCTACCTGGGCCAAGTGGCTATTCCCCTGTTCAAATCTGGTTAA